The Streptomyces albofaciens JCM 4342 genome has a segment encoding these proteins:
- a CDS encoding NACHT domain-containing protein, giving the protein MDPVIIMARLAPKIVGPIVRRLLVRPGPGAFLVDRPLRIARLVSFRGEQRVLGEREVRRIAAKLVDRAVTPLPGATGAARERPVAPDEDRAVTDALSRTLWALGDLDTEIAQDTRLEAAELARQLRRAAPDATRGLTGDGTELHTVLVDTAALHILNHFTQLTGFIARTVVENRRTLGRIDDTVGVLAARLPSRSAEDAAFETRYAQDTAVLHSHLTIFGLDLVHSPDSWPLDAAYLGLRCEPEPPAADHGSTPEPAVPAEHALSGLCRVLVRGVAGSGKTTLLQWLAVATARGELPPTLRRALYGRVPFLLPVRRLARHGMPSPGTFLTAVGYPGAEAQPPGWADRVLRAGRALLLIDGVDEAPEDEREALRRKLRDWTALYPGNVWIVTSRPSAVRADWLTADGFTELSLAPMSREDIAAFIQRWHRAAAQQVPDDLDRLPHYERTLLNAVRITRDLGRLATNPLMCGMICALHRDRRGYLPNGRKELYEAALSMLLERRDRERAMGTTDGIDLPRQPKIQLLQKLAHWMLVNGRSEMDREIAVDTLAQHLPAIPDAARQGGPEEIYRHLLNRTGLLREPAPGTVDFVHRTFQDFLAARATVQRHDFGLLLNHAHLCEWEDVIRMAVALARPDECAALLNGLLAPRPGIRAAEARHRKLLAAACVEHAAELDPEVRHRVRRFTRDMVRPSTVAGARALGWIGPIVLEMLPEPAEVSDGEAYLLAVTATSIADDMAIDYLAGLRKRTYPDVRAQLAGAWRRYDTARYAREIIAHLDPDELFFPVTDVEELRALRGLGGRPCLQIAGEFTVAELIDGIVPADGLVRLWLAYGVGTSMAWLAAFPRLEELRISRRLPPVTGVPDGIRVIEL; this is encoded by the coding sequence ATGGATCCAGTGATCATCATGGCCCGGCTGGCACCCAAGATCGTGGGCCCGATCGTCAGAAGACTCCTCGTCCGGCCGGGTCCCGGCGCCTTCCTCGTGGACCGGCCGTTACGGATCGCCCGCCTGGTCTCCTTCCGGGGCGAGCAGCGCGTCCTCGGGGAGCGCGAGGTGCGGCGGATCGCCGCCAAACTGGTCGACCGCGCCGTGACCCCGCTGCCCGGCGCCACCGGCGCGGCCCGCGAGCGGCCGGTGGCCCCCGACGAGGACCGGGCCGTCACGGACGCCCTCTCCCGTACGCTCTGGGCGCTCGGCGACCTGGACACGGAGATCGCGCAGGACACCCGGCTGGAGGCGGCCGAACTGGCCCGGCAGCTGCGCCGGGCCGCCCCGGACGCCACCCGCGGGCTGACCGGTGACGGCACCGAGCTGCACACCGTCCTCGTGGACACCGCGGCGCTGCACATCCTGAATCACTTCACCCAGCTGACCGGCTTCATCGCCCGCACCGTCGTCGAGAACCGGCGCACCCTCGGCCGGATCGACGACACGGTCGGCGTGCTGGCCGCCCGCCTGCCGTCCCGGTCCGCCGAGGACGCCGCCTTCGAGACGCGGTACGCCCAGGACACCGCCGTCCTGCACAGCCACCTCACGATCTTCGGCCTGGACCTCGTGCACTCCCCCGACAGCTGGCCGCTGGACGCCGCCTACCTGGGCCTGCGCTGCGAGCCGGAACCACCCGCCGCGGACCACGGCAGCACGCCCGAACCGGCCGTCCCCGCCGAACACGCCCTGTCCGGCCTGTGCCGCGTCCTTGTCCGGGGCGTGGCCGGATCCGGCAAGACCACACTGCTCCAGTGGCTGGCCGTCGCCACAGCGCGCGGCGAGCTGCCCCCGACGCTCCGCCGCGCGCTGTACGGCCGTGTCCCCTTCCTCCTCCCGGTACGCCGCCTCGCCCGCCACGGCATGCCCTCCCCCGGCACCTTCCTGACGGCCGTCGGCTATCCGGGCGCCGAGGCCCAGCCGCCGGGCTGGGCCGACCGCGTCCTACGGGCCGGGCGCGCCCTCCTGCTGATCGACGGCGTGGACGAGGCCCCCGAGGACGAGCGCGAGGCGCTGCGCCGCAAGCTCCGCGACTGGACCGCCCTGTATCCGGGCAACGTCTGGATCGTCACCTCCCGCCCCTCCGCCGTCCGCGCCGACTGGCTGACGGCCGACGGCTTCACCGAACTGTCACTGGCCCCGATGAGCCGCGAGGACATCGCCGCGTTCATCCAGCGCTGGCACCGCGCCGCGGCCCAGCAGGTCCCCGACGACCTGGACCGCCTGCCGCACTACGAACGGACGCTGCTCAACGCCGTACGCATCACCCGCGACCTGGGCCGGCTGGCCACCAACCCGCTGATGTGCGGCATGATCTGCGCCCTGCACCGCGACCGCCGCGGCTATCTGCCCAACGGCCGCAAGGAGTTGTACGAGGCCGCCCTGTCGATGCTGCTGGAGCGGCGGGACCGGGAACGGGCCATGGGCACCACCGACGGCATCGACCTGCCGCGCCAGCCCAAGATCCAGCTGTTGCAGAAGCTGGCCCACTGGATGCTGGTCAACGGGCGCTCGGAGATGGACCGCGAGATCGCCGTGGACACACTCGCGCAGCACCTGCCGGCCATCCCCGACGCCGCGCGCCAGGGCGGCCCCGAGGAGATATACCGCCACCTGCTGAACCGCACCGGGCTGCTGCGCGAACCGGCCCCGGGCACCGTCGACTTCGTGCACCGCACCTTCCAGGACTTCCTGGCCGCCCGCGCCACCGTGCAGCGGCACGACTTCGGGCTGCTGCTGAACCACGCCCACCTGTGCGAGTGGGAGGACGTGATCCGGATGGCCGTGGCGCTGGCCCGCCCCGACGAGTGCGCGGCGCTGCTGAACGGCCTGCTGGCCCCGCGTCCCGGCATCCGGGCCGCGGAGGCCCGGCACCGCAAGCTGCTCGCCGCGGCCTGTGTGGAGCACGCCGCCGAACTCGACCCGGAGGTGCGCCACCGGGTGCGGCGCTTCACCCGCGACATGGTCCGCCCCAGCACCGTGGCCGGGGCCCGCGCGCTGGGCTGGATCGGCCCGATCGTGCTGGAGATGCTGCCGGAGCCGGCCGAGGTCTCGGACGGTGAGGCGTATCTGCTCGCGGTCACCGCCACGTCCATCGCCGACGACATGGCGATCGACTATCTGGCCGGGCTGCGCAAGCGGACGTATCCGGATGTGCGGGCACAGCTGGCCGGTGCCTGGCGGCGGTACGACACCGCGCGCTACGCCCGGGAGATCATCGCCCACCTGGACCCGGACGAGCTGTTCTTCCCCGTGACGGACGTGGAGGAGCTGCGCGCCCTGCGGGGGCTCGGCGGCCGGCCGTGCCTGCAGATCGCCGGGGAGTTCACCGTGGCCGAGCTGATCGACGGCATCGTCCCGGCGGACGGCCTGGTCCGGCTCTGGCTGGCGTACGGCGTGGGGACCTCGATGGCGTGGCTGGCCGCGTTCCCCCGGCTGGAAGAGCTGCGGATCAGCCGCCGGCTGCCGCCGGTGACCGGCGTACCGGACGGGATCCGCGTCATCGAGCTGTGA
- a CDS encoding ATP-dependent Clp protease ATP-binding subunit — protein MFERFTDRARRVVVLAQEEARMLNHNYIGTEHILLGLIHEGEGVAAKALESLGISLEAVRQQVEEIIGQGQQAPSGHIPFTPRAKKVLELSLREALQLGHNYIGTEHILLGLIREGEGVAAQVLVKLGADLNRVRQQVIQLLSGYQGKEAATAGGPAEGTPSTSLVLDQFGRNLTQAARETKLDPVIGREKEIERVMQVLSRRTKNNPVLIGEPGVGKTAVVEGLAQAIVKGEVPETLKDKHLYTLDLGALVAGSRYRGDFEERLKKVLKEIRTRGDIILFIDELHTLVGAGAAEGAIDAASILKPMLARGELQTIGATTLDEYRKYLEKDAALERRFQPIQVAEPSLPHTIEILKGLRDRYEAHHRVSITDEALVQAAQLADRYISDRFLPDKAIDLIDEAGSRMRIRRMTAPPDLREFDEKIADVRREKESAIDSQDFEMAAGLRDKEKQLLAAKAKREKEWKAGDMDVVAEVDGELIAEVLATATGIPVFKLTEEESSRLLRMEDELHKRVIGQKDAIKALSQAIRRTRAGLKDPKRPGGSFIFAGPSGVGKTELSKTLAEFLFGDEDAMISLDMSEFSEKHTVSRLFGSPPGYVGYEEGGQLTEKVRRKPFSVVLFDEVEKAHPDIFNSLLQILEDGRLTDSQGRVVDFKNTVIIMTTNLGTRDISKGFNLGFAAQGDTKSSYERMKNKVNEELKQHFRPEFLNRVDDTVVFHQLTEEDIIQIVDLMIAKVDERLKDRDMGIELSGEAKKLLAKRGYDPVLGARPLRRTIQREIEDALSEKILFSELRPGHIVVVDIEGEGENAKFTFRGEEKSALPDAPPVESAAGGPDLSKDA, from the coding sequence ATGTTCGAGAGGTTCACCGACCGTGCGCGGCGGGTTGTCGTCCTGGCTCAGGAAGAAGCCCGGATGCTCAACCACAACTACATCGGCACCGAGCACATCCTCCTGGGCCTGATCCACGAGGGTGAGGGTGTCGCCGCTAAGGCCCTGGAGAGCCTCGGGATTTCGCTCGAGGCGGTCCGCCAGCAGGTGGAGGAGATCATCGGCCAGGGGCAGCAGGCCCCGTCCGGCCACATCCCCTTCACCCCCCGTGCGAAGAAGGTCCTGGAGCTGTCGCTCCGCGAGGCCCTTCAGCTCGGCCACAACTACATCGGTACGGAGCACATCCTGCTCGGCCTGATCCGCGAGGGCGAGGGCGTCGCCGCCCAGGTCCTCGTGAAGCTGGGCGCCGATCTGAACCGGGTGCGGCAGCAGGTCATCCAGCTGCTCTCCGGCTACCAGGGCAAGGAGGCCGCCACCGCCGGCGGCCCGGCCGAGGGCACGCCCTCGACCTCGCTGGTCCTGGACCAGTTCGGCCGCAACCTGACGCAGGCCGCCCGCGAGACCAAGCTCGACCCGGTCATCGGGCGCGAGAAGGAGATCGAGCGGGTCATGCAGGTGCTGTCCCGCCGTACCAAGAACAACCCGGTCCTCATCGGCGAGCCCGGCGTCGGCAAGACGGCGGTCGTCGAGGGCCTGGCCCAGGCCATCGTCAAGGGCGAGGTGCCCGAGACCCTCAAGGACAAGCACCTCTACACCCTGGACCTGGGCGCCCTGGTCGCCGGCTCCCGCTACCGCGGTGACTTCGAGGAGCGCCTGAAGAAGGTGCTCAAGGAGATCCGCACCCGCGGCGACATCATCCTGTTCATCGACGAGCTCCACACCCTGGTGGGTGCGGGTGCCGCCGAGGGCGCGATCGACGCCGCGAGCATCCTCAAGCCGATGCTGGCGCGCGGTGAGCTGCAGACCATCGGTGCGACCACGCTCGACGAGTACCGCAAGTACCTGGAGAAGGACGCGGCCCTGGAGCGCCGCTTCCAGCCCATCCAGGTCGCGGAGCCGTCGCTGCCGCACACCATCGAGATCCTGAAGGGCCTGCGCGACCGTTACGAGGCGCACCACCGCGTCTCCATCACGGACGAGGCCCTGGTGCAGGCCGCCCAGCTGGCCGACCGCTACATCTCCGACCGCTTCCTGCCGGACAAGGCGATCGACCTGATCGACGAGGCCGGCTCCCGGATGCGCATCCGCCGGATGACCGCGCCGCCGGACCTCCGCGAGTTCGACGAGAAGATCGCCGACGTGCGCCGGGAGAAGGAGTCCGCGATCGACTCGCAGGACTTCGAGATGGCCGCGGGCCTGCGCGACAAGGAGAAGCAGCTCCTGGCCGCCAAGGCGAAGCGGGAGAAGGAGTGGAAGGCCGGCGACATGGATGTCGTCGCCGAGGTCGACGGCGAGCTGATCGCCGAGGTCCTGGCCACGGCCACCGGCATCCCGGTCTTCAAGCTCACCGAGGAGGAGTCCTCGCGGCTGCTGCGGATGGAGGACGAGCTCCACAAGCGCGTCATCGGCCAGAAGGACGCCATCAAGGCGCTCTCGCAGGCCATCCGCCGTACGCGGGCCGGTCTGAAGGACCCCAAGCGCCCCGGTGGCTCGTTCATCTTCGCCGGTCCGTCCGGTGTCGGTAAGACCGAGCTGTCCAAGACGCTCGCCGAGTTCCTCTTCGGCGACGAGGACGCGATGATCTCCCTCGACATGTCGGAGTTCAGCGAGAAGCACACGGTCTCCCGGCTCTTCGGTTCGCCTCCCGGCTACGTCGGCTACGAAGAGGGCGGCCAGCTCACCGAGAAGGTGCGCCGCAAGCCGTTCTCGGTCGTGCTGTTCGACGAGGTGGAGAAGGCCCACCCCGACATCTTCAACTCCCTGCTGCAGATCCTGGAGGACGGTCGGCTGACCGACTCCCAGGGCCGGGTGGTGGACTTCAAGAACACGGTCATCATCATGACGACCAACCTCGGGACCCGGGACATCTCCAAGGGCTTCAACCTGGGCTTCGCCGCCCAGGGCGACACCAAGAGCAGCTACGAGCGGATGAAGAACAAGGTCAACGAAGAGCTCAAGCAGCACTTCCGGCCCGAGTTCCTCAACCGTGTGGACGACACGGTGGTCTTCCACCAGCTCACCGAGGAAGACATCATCCAGATCGTCGACCTCATGATCGCCAAGGTGGACGAGCGCCTGAAGGACCGCGACATGGGCATCGAGCTCAGCGGTGAGGCCAAGAAGCTGCTCGCCAAGCGCGGCTACGACCCGGTGCTGGGCGCCCGCCCGCTGCGCCGGACCATCCAGCGCGAGATCGAGGACGCTCTCTCGGAGAAGATCCTCTTCAGCGAGCTGCGCCCCGGCCACATCGTGGTCGTGGACATCGAGGGCGAGGGGGAGAACGCCAAGTTCACCTTCCGCGGCGAGGAGAAGTCGGCCCTGCCGGACGCCCCGCCCGTCGAGTCCGCGGCCGGCGGCCCGGACCTGTCGAAGGACGCGTGA
- a CDS encoding SCO3374 family protein, translating to MPVAIPRSRPSLAAVRQWYEDELRWPTTGTEPVQLLTGVRFDALDLPADAGRAVLGRVGRTGPVAIDRGGAAGPRMLMLVAAGAAEELAGLLEWLEWGSLGLDLTARGTGDRMPAPSPPPAPYAPWPYGPGPREAAGWVRPPEPGYEIEACLPTTGSGAGRGGRGIPLADRQGRAPDLVRLVSAAATECHRARLLRGRQARRQTDRGYGDQPFAFSNASRISAGTRPRSLTL from the coding sequence ATGCCCGTCGCGATCCCGCGATCCCGTCCCTCCCTCGCCGCCGTACGGCAGTGGTACGAGGACGAGCTGCGCTGGCCGACCACCGGCACGGAACCGGTGCAGCTGCTGACCGGGGTGCGCTTCGACGCCCTGGACCTGCCCGCCGACGCGGGCCGCGCCGTGCTGGGGCGGGTGGGCCGCACGGGGCCCGTGGCGATCGACCGGGGCGGCGCCGCCGGCCCCAGGATGCTCATGCTCGTGGCCGCCGGTGCGGCCGAGGAGCTGGCCGGTCTCCTGGAATGGCTGGAATGGGGCTCGCTTGGGCTGGATCTGACCGCACGCGGCACCGGGGACCGGATGCCCGCGCCGTCACCGCCGCCGGCTCCGTACGCGCCATGGCCGTACGGACCCGGTCCGCGGGAGGCCGCGGGGTGGGTGCGGCCTCCCGAGCCGGGGTACGAGATCGAGGCTTGCCTGCCCACCACGGGGTCCGGGGCAGGGCGCGGGGGCCGCGGTATTCCCCTCGCTGATCGCCAGGGGCGCGCCCCCGACCTCGTACGACTCGTGAGCGCGGCGGCCACGGAATGCCACCGGGCCCGTTTGCTGCGCGGTCGTCAAGCTCGAAGACAAACAGATCGCGGGTACGGCGATCAGCCGTTCGCCTTCTCGAACGCCTCACGGATCTCCGCGGGCACCCGGCCGCGGTCATTGACGTTGTAG
- a CDS encoding histone-like nucleoid-structuring protein Lsr2, with the protein MAQKVQVLLVDDLNGGEAHETVTFALDGKSYEIDLSDDNARKLRESLAEFVKAGRKTGGRSGGRGKARASSGGSQDTAKIRAWAKENGYNVNDRGRVPAEIREAFEKANG; encoded by the coding sequence GTGGCACAGAAGGTTCAGGTTCTTCTTGTCGACGACCTCAACGGCGGCGAGGCCCATGAGACCGTGACGTTCGCCCTCGACGGCAAGTCCTACGAGATCGACCTGTCCGACGACAACGCGCGGAAGCTGCGCGAGTCGCTCGCCGAGTTCGTGAAGGCCGGCCGGAAGACCGGTGGCCGTTCCGGTGGCCGCGGCAAGGCACGGGCGTCTTCCGGCGGCAGCCAGGACACCGCGAAGATCCGCGCGTGGGCCAAGGAGAACGGCTACAACGTCAATGACCGCGGCCGGGTGCCCGCGGAGATCCGTGAGGCGTTCGAGAAGGCGAACGGCTGA
- a CDS encoding amino-acid N-acetyltransferase — translation MPPLSNGVTVRRARTSDVPAVRRLIDAYSPDGILLDKATVTLYEDIQEFWVAERDEDAAVVACGALHVMWEDLAEVRTLAVDPALKGTGVGHQVLDKLLRTAGWLGVRRIFCLTFEVDFFAKHGFVEIGETPVDGDVYSELLRSYDEGVAEFLGLERVKPNTLGNSRMLLHL, via the coding sequence ATGCCGCCGCTATCTAATGGAGTCACCGTCCGCCGCGCCAGGACCAGCGATGTACCGGCCGTACGCCGCCTCATCGACGCCTACTCGCCGGACGGCATCCTCCTCGACAAAGCCACCGTGACGCTTTACGAGGACATCCAGGAGTTCTGGGTGGCCGAGCGGGACGAGGACGCCGCGGTCGTGGCCTGCGGAGCCCTGCACGTCATGTGGGAAGACCTGGCCGAAGTGCGCACATTGGCCGTGGACCCGGCCCTGAAGGGCACCGGAGTCGGACACCAAGTCCTCGACAAGCTGCTGCGCACCGCGGGCTGGCTCGGAGTGCGGCGCATTTTCTGCCTCACCTTCGAAGTGGACTTCTTCGCCAAGCACGGCTTCGTGGAGATCGGTGAGACGCCCGTCGACGGCGATGTCTACAGCGAGCTGCTGCGTTCCTATGACGAGGGCGTTGCCGAGTTCCTCGGTCTCGAACGAGTGAAGCCCAACACCCTGGGCAACAGCCGCATGCTTCTGCACCTGTGA
- a CDS encoding BlaI/MecI/CopY family transcriptional regulator — MTRVWEWNRPVTVREVLEDLQKERSIAYTTVMTVLDNLHQKGWVRREAEGRAYRYEAVSTRAAYAAALMNEAWSASDNPAAALVAFFGMMSPEQRHALRDAVRMVQGDEPAEPAPAAPQAERADEAAAPAGAGEADAGEVPATGSGDSGR, encoded by the coding sequence ATGACGCGGGTGTGGGAGTGGAACCGCCCGGTCACCGTTCGGGAAGTCCTGGAAGACCTGCAGAAGGAACGGTCGATCGCCTACACGACGGTGATGACCGTATTGGACAACCTCCATCAGAAGGGCTGGGTGCGCAGGGAAGCCGAAGGGCGCGCCTATCGATATGAGGCGGTCTCCACTCGTGCCGCCTACGCGGCCGCACTGATGAACGAAGCGTGGTCCGCGAGTGACAACCCCGCGGCGGCTCTGGTGGCCTTCTTCGGCATGATGTCGCCGGAACAGCGCCACGCGCTACGGGATGCCGTACGGATGGTGCAGGGCGACGAACCCGCGGAACCCGCACCGGCCGCGCCGCAGGCGGAACGCGCGGACGAAGCCGCCGCACCCGCGGGCGCGGGCGAAGCGGATGCGGGGGAAGTACCCGCGACGGGTTCCGGCGACTCGGGGCGATAG
- a CDS encoding type III pantothenate kinase: MLLTIDVGNTHTVLGLFDGEEIVEHWRISTDARRTADELAVLLQGLMGMHPLLGEELGDGIEGIAICSTVPSVLHELREVTRRYYGDVPAVLVEPGVKTGVPILMDNPKEVGADRIINALAAVELYGGPAVVVDFGTATTFDAVSARGEYVGGVIAPGIEISVDALGVKGAQLRKIELARPRSVIGKNTVEAMQSGILYGFAGQVDGVVQRMARELADDPDDVTVIATGGLAPMVLGESSVIDEHEPWLTLIGLRLVYERNVPRS; this comes from the coding sequence ATGCTGCTGACCATCGACGTGGGCAACACCCACACCGTCCTCGGCCTGTTCGACGGCGAGGAGATCGTCGAACACTGGCGCATCTCCACCGACGCCCGCCGCACCGCCGACGAACTGGCGGTGCTCCTCCAAGGCCTGATGGGCATGCACCCGCTGCTGGGCGAGGAACTGGGCGACGGCATCGAGGGCATCGCCATCTGCTCCACGGTCCCCTCCGTCCTGCACGAGCTGCGCGAGGTCACCCGGCGCTACTACGGGGACGTGCCGGCCGTCCTGGTCGAGCCGGGCGTCAAGACGGGCGTGCCGATCCTCATGGACAACCCCAAGGAGGTCGGTGCCGACCGGATCATCAACGCGCTGGCGGCGGTGGAGCTCTACGGCGGCCCGGCGGTCGTGGTCGACTTCGGTACGGCCACCACGTTCGACGCGGTCAGCGCGCGCGGCGAGTACGTCGGCGGCGTGATCGCCCCCGGCATCGAGATCTCGGTGGACGCGCTCGGTGTGAAGGGCGCCCAGCTCCGCAAGATCGAACTGGCCCGGCCGCGCAGCGTCATCGGCAAGAACACCGTCGAGGCCATGCAGTCCGGCATCCTGTACGGCTTCGCCGGACAGGTGGACGGCGTGGTCCAGCGGATGGCCCGGGAACTCGCCGACGACCCGGACGACGTGACGGTGATCGCCACCGGCGGCCTGGCGCCCATGGTGCTCGGCGAGTCCTCGGTCATCGACGAGCACGAGCCGTGGCTGACGCTGATCGGGCTGCGCCTGGTGTACGAGCGCAACGTTCCGCGGAGCTGA
- the nadC gene encoding carboxylating nicotinate-nucleotide diphosphorylase, whose product MSTPDDLPPHQIGRPDQAPNQAPAPQGGCGGSCGCAGGEENDETYELDPTACGLDPSLAALLVEAGLDPVQVEDIAHVALAEDLDQGVDVTTVATVPEEAVATADFAARQAGTVAGLRVAEAVLSLVCTTEFEVERHVEDGDRVAAGQKLLSVTARTRDLLTAERSALNLLGRLSGIATATRAWADALEGTGAKVRDTRKTTPGLRALEKFAVRCGGGVNHRMSLSDAALIKDNHVVAAGGVAEAFKAVRSGFPGVPIEVEVDRLDQIPPILAEGADLILLDNFTPEQTREAVALVAGRAALESSGGLTLDNARAYAETGVDYLAVGALTHSSPVLDIGLDLREER is encoded by the coding sequence GTGAGCACCCCCGACGACCTCCCCCCGCACCAGATCGGCCGTCCGGACCAGGCCCCGAACCAGGCCCCGGCCCCCCAAGGCGGCTGCGGCGGCTCCTGCGGCTGCGCCGGCGGTGAGGAGAACGACGAAACGTACGAACTCGACCCGACGGCCTGCGGGCTGGACCCCTCCCTCGCCGCCCTCCTGGTCGAGGCCGGACTGGACCCCGTACAGGTCGAGGACATCGCCCACGTGGCCCTCGCGGAGGACCTCGATCAGGGCGTGGACGTGACCACCGTCGCGACCGTGCCCGAAGAGGCCGTCGCCACCGCCGACTTCGCCGCCCGCCAGGCGGGCACCGTGGCCGGCCTGCGGGTCGCCGAGGCCGTGCTGTCCCTGGTGTGCACCACCGAGTTCGAGGTGGAGCGGCACGTCGAGGACGGCGACCGCGTCGCGGCCGGGCAGAAGCTGCTCAGCGTCACCGCCCGTACCCGCGACCTGCTGACCGCCGAGCGCAGCGCCCTGAACCTGCTGGGCCGCCTGTCCGGCATCGCCACCGCCACCCGCGCCTGGGCCGACGCCCTGGAGGGCACCGGTGCCAAGGTCCGCGACACCCGTAAGACGACGCCCGGCCTGCGCGCACTGGAGAAGTTCGCGGTGCGCTGCGGCGGCGGCGTCAACCACCGGATGTCGCTGTCGGACGCGGCCCTGATCAAGGACAACCACGTGGTCGCGGCGGGCGGCGTGGCCGAGGCGTTCAAGGCCGTGCGCAGCGGCTTCCCCGGAGTGCCGATCGAGGTGGAGGTGGACCGGCTGGACCAGATCCCGCCGATCCTCGCCGAGGGCGCCGACCTGATCCTGCTGGACAACTTCACCCCCGAGCAGACGCGCGAGGCCGTGGCGCTGGTGGCGGGGCGGGCGGCCCTGGAGTCGTCCGGCGGGCTCACCCTGGACAACGCCCGCGCCTACGCCGAGACCGGCGTGGACTACCTGGCCGTGGGCGCGCTCACGCACTCCTCCCCGGTCCTCGACATCGGCCTCGACCTGCGCGAGGAGCGCTGA